Proteins encoded by one window of Phytohabitans houttuyneae:
- a CDS encoding alpha-ketoglutarate-dependent dioxygenase AlkB has product MEVAHQPSMLDIAERATLGPLAGRVRRHMLTRGAWVDHLPGWVQGSDLLLDTLLHEVPWRAERREMYEREVDVPRLLCWFGGGDPLPHPLLEQARESLTAHYAPELGEPFVTAGMCLYRSGRDSVAWHGDTNGRSSRFDTMVAIVSFGTPRPLLLRPRGGGASLRFPLGHGDLIVMGGSCQRTWEHAVPKTAKPVGPRVSVQFRPAGVS; this is encoded by the coding sequence ATGGAAGTCGCACACCAGCCCTCGATGCTCGACATTGCCGAGCGCGCCACCCTCGGCCCGCTCGCCGGCCGCGTGCGCCGCCACATGTTGACCCGCGGCGCCTGGGTCGACCACCTGCCCGGCTGGGTGCAGGGCTCCGACCTGCTGCTCGACACGCTGCTGCACGAGGTGCCGTGGCGGGCCGAGCGCCGCGAGATGTATGAGCGGGAGGTGGACGTGCCCCGCCTGCTGTGCTGGTTCGGCGGAGGAGACCCGCTCCCCCACCCGCTGCTGGAGCAGGCGCGGGAGAGCCTCACCGCCCACTACGCGCCGGAGCTCGGCGAGCCGTTCGTCACGGCCGGGATGTGCCTGTACCGCAGCGGTCGAGACAGCGTCGCCTGGCACGGCGACACCAACGGGCGCTCGTCCCGCTTCGACACCATGGTCGCCATCGTCTCGTTCGGCACACCCAGGCCGCTGCTCCTTCGCCCCCGTGGCGGCGGAGCGAGCCTCCGCTTTCCGCTCGGCCACGGCGACCTGATCGTCATGGGCGGCTCGTGCCAGCGCACCTGGGAGCACGCCGTGCCCAAGACCGCCAAGCCGGTCGGCCCTCGCGTGAGCGTCCAGTTTCGACCGGCCGGCGTCTCCTGA
- a CDS encoding helix-turn-helix domain-containing protein, with amino-acid sequence MSRAVEESNRRLLRARDAMDRAYAQPLDVPALARIAHLSEGHFIRTFRATFGETPHHYLQRRRVERSMYLLRETRQPVTDICFAVGFTSLGTFSRTFRDIVGQSPSQYRRTAVSVPVPTCFTRTWMRPVNFGEVRPAKVD; translated from the coding sequence GTGAGTCGTGCTGTCGAGGAGAGCAACCGCCGCCTGCTGCGGGCTCGTGACGCCATGGACCGGGCGTATGCGCAGCCGCTCGACGTGCCGGCCCTCGCGCGTATCGCGCACCTCTCCGAGGGGCACTTCATCCGGACGTTCCGGGCCACGTTCGGCGAGACGCCGCACCACTACCTGCAGCGGCGCCGGGTCGAGCGCTCGATGTACCTGCTGCGCGAGACCCGCCAGCCGGTCACCGACATCTGCTTCGCCGTGGGCTTCACGAGCCTGGGCACGTTCAGCCGCACGTTTCGGGACATCGTGGGGCAGTCGCCCTCGCAGTACCGGCGCACCGCGGTCAGCGTGCCGGTGCCCACGTGCTTCACGCGGACCTGGATGCGACCCGTCAATTTTGGAGAAGTGCGGCCGGCCAAGGTCGACTAG
- a CDS encoding SWIM zinc finger family protein, whose amino-acid sequence MPIERWSTAQVLALAPDSSSARTAQGVSAATKWEVTGRDEDVLWGLCRGSGKNPYQACVDLTEPAYRCSCPSRKFPCKHALGLMLMWAAGGVPDAPAPDWVAEWRASRAARAARTPAAAAAPRGSADPEAARKRAEQRADRIAAGLDELDRWLTDQVAHGLAGAERSGYGPYEAMAARLVDAQAPGAANAVRRLGRIAGVGQHWADRLLGELALLRLLVASHARIEELPAPLAATVRSRVGVPVPTEEVLAGPRLRDRWYALGQVDLADERLATRRTWLHGEQSGRFALLLSFAPIGQAFPAEVVPGTILDADLCWHPGNLPMRALVAERHGTEQPEGAPAGAVGVAAALAGWSAAVAAEPWCENVPMLLGGVTLTDDGHVVDAAGDAIPLSAGHDEPWWLLAASGGRPVTLAGEYGPGGFRLLAAWADGRFVPAPLGPTGDRRGPQLPPDLLSAALVGTERRPHKAGAVGLLEDAAVALAYNRAGVPPVAGRKPIEAAPEETSPQVPVAAAHRLALLLSDGGVPGGTEVALGLLGDWLTHAADLGYRVPPELLPALLDAGRRRTALRPALASVAGRRGGWLAARRADWRYLLSEATADPDPQDWTTGTPGQRLAYLAALRASDPAAGLALLSETFDAEDPDDRARLLGALATGLSTADEPLLEKALDDRRKEVRSVAADLLSALPGSALRRRMAERALACVRIERRTLGRDRLVVTPPGECDAGMRRDGVQPKPPRGVGPQAWLLEEILARTPLDTWTTAFERTADRVLDLPVADDWGPTLHKGLARAAVVQRDPAWVTGLADEMSRPVNKDLDPYDEALTAQLYEALPPRELARYAAQALGRDPIRAHRLLAMQTGPWTDDLAVAVLDAIKVLATGERHSWHIGELCRTAAPSMPVTFADRAAALAAALQATDPPTRQAIAVAQLASALTFRREMYEELR is encoded by the coding sequence GTGCCGATCGAACGGTGGAGCACCGCGCAGGTGCTCGCACTCGCCCCGGATTCCAGCTCCGCGCGGACCGCTCAGGGCGTCAGCGCGGCCACGAAATGGGAGGTCACGGGGCGTGACGAGGACGTGCTCTGGGGGCTGTGCCGGGGCAGCGGCAAGAATCCGTACCAGGCCTGCGTCGACCTGACCGAGCCGGCGTACCGGTGCTCCTGCCCGAGCCGCAAGTTTCCCTGCAAGCACGCGCTCGGCCTGATGCTGATGTGGGCGGCTGGCGGCGTGCCCGACGCCCCGGCGCCGGACTGGGTCGCCGAGTGGCGGGCGTCCCGGGCGGCACGCGCGGCGCGCACCCCGGCGGCGGCCGCCGCGCCCCGCGGCTCGGCCGATCCGGAGGCGGCGCGCAAGCGGGCCGAGCAGCGGGCCGACCGGATCGCCGCCGGCCTCGACGAGCTCGACCGGTGGCTCACCGACCAGGTCGCCCATGGCCTCGCCGGTGCCGAGCGCTCTGGCTACGGGCCGTACGAGGCGATGGCCGCGCGCCTCGTCGACGCGCAGGCACCCGGCGCGGCCAACGCCGTGCGCCGGCTGGGACGCATCGCCGGGGTCGGCCAGCACTGGGCCGACCGGCTGCTCGGCGAGCTCGCGCTGCTGCGCCTGCTCGTCGCCTCGCACGCCCGGATCGAGGAGCTGCCGGCGCCGCTGGCGGCCACCGTGCGGTCCCGGGTCGGCGTGCCGGTCCCCACCGAGGAGGTGCTGGCCGGGCCGAGGCTGCGCGACCGGTGGTACGCGCTGGGGCAGGTCGACCTCGCCGACGAGCGGCTGGCGACCCGGCGCACCTGGCTGCACGGCGAGCAGTCCGGGCGGTTTGCGCTGCTGCTCTCGTTCGCGCCGATCGGCCAGGCCTTCCCGGCCGAGGTGGTGCCGGGCACGATCCTCGACGCCGACCTGTGCTGGCACCCCGGCAACCTCCCGATGCGCGCCCTGGTCGCCGAGCGGCACGGCACCGAGCAGCCCGAGGGGGCGCCGGCCGGGGCGGTCGGCGTGGCCGCGGCGCTCGCCGGCTGGTCCGCCGCGGTGGCGGCCGAGCCGTGGTGTGAAAACGTGCCGATGCTTCTCGGCGGCGTCACTCTCACCGACGACGGCCACGTCGTCGACGCGGCCGGTGACGCGATCCCGCTCAGCGCCGGCCACGACGAGCCCTGGTGGCTGCTCGCGGCGAGTGGCGGCCGGCCGGTGACGCTCGCCGGTGAGTACGGGCCGGGCGGCTTCCGCCTGCTCGCGGCCTGGGCCGACGGGCGGTTCGTGCCGGCGCCCCTCGGCCCGACCGGCGACCGGCGTGGCCCGCAGCTGCCGCCCGACCTGCTCTCCGCCGCGCTCGTCGGCACCGAGCGCAGACCACACAAAGCGGGTGCGGTCGGGCTCCTCGAAGACGCCGCGGTCGCCCTCGCGTACAACCGGGCCGGCGTGCCACCCGTGGCCGGGCGCAAGCCGATCGAGGCGGCGCCCGAGGAGACCAGCCCGCAGGTGCCGGTCGCCGCGGCACACCGGCTCGCCCTGCTGCTCAGCGACGGCGGCGTGCCCGGCGGCACCGAGGTGGCGCTCGGCCTGCTCGGCGACTGGCTCACCCACGCGGCCGACCTCGGCTACCGGGTGCCGCCCGAGCTGCTGCCGGCCCTGCTCGACGCCGGCCGGCGGCGCACCGCCCTGCGACCCGCTCTCGCCTCCGTTGCCGGCCGCCGCGGCGGCTGGCTCGCCGCACGCAGGGCCGACTGGCGCTACCTGCTGAGCGAGGCCACGGCGGATCCCGATCCGCAGGACTGGACCACCGGCACGCCCGGCCAGCGCCTTGCCTACCTGGCCGCGCTGCGCGCCAGCGACCCCGCCGCGGGTCTCGCGCTGCTCAGCGAGACCTTCGACGCCGAAGACCCGGACGACCGGGCCCGGCTGCTCGGCGCCCTCGCCACCGGACTGTCCACAGCGGACGAGCCGCTGCTGGAAAAGGCCCTCGACGACCGCCGCAAGGAGGTGCGTTCGGTCGCGGCCGACCTGCTCTCCGCGCTGCCGGGCTCGGCGCTGCGGCGGCGGATGGCCGAGCGGGCGCTGGCCTGCGTGCGGATCGAGCGCCGCACGCTCGGCCGCGACCGGCTGGTGGTCACGCCGCCCGGCGAGTGCGACGCGGGCATGCGGCGCGACGGCGTGCAGCCCAAGCCGCCGCGGGGCGTCGGGCCGCAGGCATGGCTCCTGGAGGAGATCCTGGCACGCACGCCGCTTGACACGTGGACCACCGCGTTCGAGCGCACCGCCGATCGGGTGCTCGACCTGCCGGTCGCCGACGACTGGGGGCCCACCCTCCACAAGGGACTCGCGCGTGCCGCCGTTGTGCAGCGCGACCCCGCCTGGGTCACGGGACTTGCCGACGAGATGTCCCGCCCGGTCAACAAGGACCTCGATCCGTACGACGAGGCGCTCACCGCCCAGCTCTACGAGGCGCTGCCGCCGCGGGAGCTGGCGCGGTACGCGGCACAGGCGCTCGGCCGCGACCCGATCCGCGCGCACCGCCTGCTCGCGATGCAGACCGGTCCGTGGACCGACGACCTGGCGGTCGCGGTGCTCGACGCGATCAAGGTGTTGGCCACCGGCGAGCGACACTCGTGGCACATCGGCGAGCTGTGCCGTACCGCCGCGCCGTCGATGCCGGTCACCTTCGCCGACCGCGCCGCCGCGCTCGCCGCCGCCCTGCAAGCCACCGACCCGCCGACCCGCCAGGCCATCGCCGTCGCGCAGCTGGCCTCGGCACTGACCTTCCGCCGCGAGATGTACGAGGAGCTTCGATGA
- a CDS encoding VWA domain-containing protein has translation MDERSRRWRLVLGGAADESLGELSGNEAAMDAALAALYDSGSAGDGEGPRRQRSAGLGASAPQVARWLGDIREYFPSTVVQIMQSDAIERLNLTSLLLEPEMLDAVEPDVHLVGTLLSLNRVMPDQTKGVARQVVRKVVDDLERRIANKTKAAVTGALNRATRINRPRHADIDWDRTIRANLKHYQPEYRTIVPERLIGYGRRTTAVQRDVILCVDQSGSMAASVVYSGVFAAVLASMRSLRTSLVVFDTAVVDLTDQLHDPVEVLFGTQLGGGTDINRAIAYCQELVTRPRDSIFVLISDLYEGGVRDEMLRRVAALVEAGVQVVVLLALSDEGAPAYDHDNAAALASLGVPAFACTPDAFPELMAAAIERRDLRAFAERFASRP, from the coding sequence ATGGATGAGCGTTCGCGCAGGTGGCGACTCGTGCTCGGCGGCGCGGCCGACGAGTCGCTGGGTGAGCTGAGCGGCAACGAGGCGGCGATGGACGCCGCGCTCGCGGCGCTCTACGACTCGGGGAGCGCGGGGGACGGCGAGGGGCCGCGCCGCCAGCGTTCGGCCGGCCTCGGCGCGTCCGCGCCCCAGGTGGCACGGTGGCTGGGCGACATCCGCGAGTACTTTCCGAGCACCGTCGTGCAGATCATGCAGTCGGACGCGATCGAGCGGCTCAACCTGACGAGCCTCCTGCTCGAGCCGGAGATGCTCGACGCGGTCGAGCCCGACGTGCACCTCGTCGGCACGCTGCTCTCGCTCAACCGGGTCATGCCCGACCAGACCAAGGGCGTGGCCCGCCAGGTGGTGCGCAAGGTCGTCGACGATCTGGAGCGCCGCATCGCCAACAAGACGAAGGCCGCCGTGACCGGCGCGCTCAACCGCGCCACCCGCATCAACCGCCCGCGCCACGCCGACATCGACTGGGACCGCACGATCCGGGCCAACCTCAAGCACTACCAGCCGGAGTACCGCACGATCGTGCCGGAGCGGCTCATCGGATACGGCCGCCGCACCACCGCGGTACAGCGCGACGTGATCCTCTGCGTCGACCAGTCCGGCTCGATGGCGGCGTCGGTCGTCTACTCCGGCGTGTTCGCGGCCGTGCTGGCCTCGATGCGCTCGCTCCGCACGTCATTGGTGGTGTTCGACACCGCAGTCGTCGACCTGACCGACCAGCTGCACGACCCCGTCGAGGTGCTCTTCGGCACGCAGCTGGGCGGCGGCACCGACATCAACCGCGCGATCGCGTACTGCCAGGAGCTTGTCACCCGCCCGCGGGACAGCATCTTCGTCCTGATCAGCGACCTGTACGAGGGCGGTGTCCGGGACGAGATGCTGCGCCGGGTGGCCGCGCTCGTGGAGGCAGGCGTGCAGGTGGTGGTGCTGCTCGCGCTCTCGGACGAGGGCGCGCCGGCGTATGACCACGACAACGCGGCCGCGCTGGCGTCGCTGGGCGTGCCGGCTTTCGCGTGCACGCCGGACGCGTTTCCCGAGCTGATGGCCGCCGCGATCGAGCGCCGTGACCTGCGCGCCTTCGCCGAGCGGTTCGCGTCCCGCCCTTGA
- a CDS encoding GNAT family N-acetyltransferase: MTDNDARWVIEARPWDDPAGAALRKEQRSELDARYGGDDHEPGPLPSAADIDHFLVAADPASGVALACGALRRLDATSAEIKRMYVVPHARGTGVATALLRALEAAAVARGWTTIRLETGTFQPDAQRFYVREGYTPIPLFGVYVGSPVSLCYERKLV, translated from the coding sequence GTGACGGATAACGACGCGCGATGGGTGATCGAGGCGCGGCCGTGGGACGACCCCGCCGGCGCCGCGCTGCGCAAGGAGCAGCGTTCCGAGCTCGACGCCCGCTACGGCGGTGACGACCACGAGCCGGGGCCGCTGCCTTCAGCCGCCGACATTGACCACTTCCTCGTCGCGGCCGACCCGGCCAGCGGCGTGGCCCTGGCGTGCGGCGCCCTCCGCCGCCTCGACGCGACAAGCGCGGAGATCAAGCGGATGTACGTGGTGCCCCACGCACGCGGCACCGGCGTCGCGACCGCCCTCCTCCGCGCGCTCGAAGCGGCCGCGGTCGCGCGCGGCTGGACGACCATCCGCTTGGAGACCGGCACGTTCCAGCCCGACGCCCAGCGCTTCTACGTGCGCGAGGGCTACACCCCGATCCCGCTCTTCGGGGTCTACGTCGGCTCCCCGGTTTCGCTCTGCTACGAACGAAAACTGGTCTAG
- a CDS encoding VOC family protein, with translation MLNATAMSSIFVLDQDQALDFYVGTLGLEVNTDQDLGFMRWLTVNVPGQPDRTILLEKPGPPSMDEATAERVRELLTKGASGGWLGFDTDDAYRTFEELKAKGVEFTDEPTERPYGIDFGLRDPFGNAIRIRQLPK, from the coding sequence ATGTTGAACGCGACCGCGATGTCCTCAATCTTCGTACTCGACCAGGACCAGGCACTCGACTTCTACGTGGGCACGCTGGGGCTGGAGGTCAACACCGACCAGGATCTCGGCTTCATGCGCTGGCTCACCGTCAACGTGCCCGGCCAGCCCGACCGCACCATCCTGCTGGAGAAGCCGGGGCCACCGTCCATGGACGAGGCGACCGCCGAGCGGGTGCGTGAGCTGCTCACCAAGGGCGCCTCGGGCGGGTGGCTGGGCTTCGACACCGACGACGCGTACCGGACGTTCGAGGAGCTGAAGGCGAAGGGCGTGGAGTTTACGGACGAGCCGACCGAGCGGCCCTACGGCATCGACTTCGGCCTGCGCGACCCCTTCGGGAACGCGATCCGCATCCGGCAGCTGCCGAAGTAG
- a CDS encoding DUF5682 family protein yields MPEHFYGVRHHGPGSARAVLRALDEQRPDVLLIEGPPEADELVRWVADERLEPPVALLGYAADDPRQAAYWPFAVFSPEWQAMRWAGAHGVPVRFFDLPYSYRLSRAEEAQRPERPADPIGDLARAAGYDDPERWWEDVVEHRGAPAFEAIGEAMAAIRAESDEDPEDLVREAYMRGVLREVRKVHDNVAVVCGAWHVPALAAKITAVHDAALLKGRKKTKVTFTWVPWTYGRLASWQGYGAGVRSPGWYHHLFTTEDEVVTRWLVAAAGVLRDEGVPTSSAHVIEAVRLSEALATLRGRPLAGLAELTDATRSVLCDGDELRVELIGRRLVVSERLGEVPDDMPAVPLARDLAAQQRSLRLKPEALERALDLDLRREIDLARSRLLHRLRLLAIPWGEPLGGSRGKGTFREEWRLRWLPEFAIAVVEAGGYGTTVPSAATAKVTEAARAAETLAQVTPLVEVCLLADLPEATPAVLHALDTRAALDTDVAHLMGAVPPLARTLRYGDVRGTDVSALRTVTEGLLVRICVGLPGAVASLSDEAAAALRTHIDAVHSSLGLLDQAEMRERWLDTLGGLAASDQIHGLVTGRLTRLLYDAGRLDVTETRRRMGLVLTAGTPPAHAAHWVEGFLAGGGLLLVHDAALLSLVDEWLSAVAADSFTDVLPLLRRTFGTFAPPERRSIGERVRGGVSADEPAAVRLDQERAALVLPTLSTLLGREIRHG; encoded by the coding sequence ATGCCTGAGCACTTCTACGGGGTACGCCACCACGGTCCCGGCTCGGCCCGGGCCGTGCTGCGGGCACTCGACGAGCAGCGCCCCGACGTGCTGCTCATCGAAGGGCCGCCGGAGGCGGACGAGCTGGTGCGGTGGGTCGCCGACGAGCGTCTGGAGCCGCCGGTGGCGCTGCTTGGCTATGCGGCCGACGATCCGCGGCAGGCCGCGTACTGGCCGTTCGCCGTCTTCTCGCCGGAGTGGCAGGCGATGCGGTGGGCGGGCGCGCACGGCGTGCCGGTGCGTTTCTTTGACCTTCCGTACTCCTACCGCCTGTCCCGCGCCGAGGAGGCTCAGCGGCCCGAGCGCCCGGCCGACCCGATCGGCGACCTGGCCCGGGCGGCGGGCTACGACGACCCCGAGCGCTGGTGGGAAGACGTGGTCGAGCACCGCGGGGCGCCGGCGTTCGAGGCCATCGGCGAGGCCATGGCGGCCATCCGCGCCGAGTCCGATGAGGACCCCGAGGATCTGGTACGCGAGGCGTACATGCGCGGTGTCCTCCGCGAGGTACGCAAGGTCCACGACAACGTGGCAGTGGTGTGCGGCGCATGGCACGTGCCGGCGCTGGCCGCCAAGATCACCGCCGTCCACGACGCCGCGCTGCTCAAGGGGCGGAAGAAGACCAAGGTCACGTTCACCTGGGTCCCGTGGACGTACGGGCGGCTGGCGTCCTGGCAGGGGTACGGCGCGGGCGTGCGCTCGCCGGGCTGGTACCACCACCTGTTCACCACCGAGGACGAAGTGGTGACCCGGTGGCTGGTGGCGGCGGCCGGCGTCCTGCGCGACGAGGGCGTACCGACGTCGTCCGCGCACGTCATCGAGGCGGTCCGGCTCTCCGAGGCCCTCGCCACACTCCGCGGCCGCCCGCTCGCCGGGCTCGCCGAGCTGACCGACGCGACCCGCTCGGTGCTCTGCGACGGCGACGAGCTGCGCGTGGAGCTGATCGGCCGGCGACTTGTCGTCAGCGAACGCCTCGGCGAGGTGCCCGACGACATGCCCGCGGTGCCGCTGGCCCGCGACCTGGCCGCGCAGCAGCGCAGCCTCCGCCTCAAGCCGGAAGCCTTGGAACGCGCCCTCGACCTCGACCTGCGCCGCGAGATCGACCTGGCCCGCAGCCGGCTGCTGCACCGGCTGCGGCTGCTCGCCATCCCGTGGGGTGAGCCGCTGGGCGGGAGCCGGGGCAAGGGGACGTTCCGCGAGGAGTGGCGGCTGCGGTGGCTGCCCGAGTTTGCGATCGCGGTCGTCGAGGCAGGTGGCTACGGCACGACCGTGCCGAGCGCGGCCACCGCCAAGGTCACCGAGGCCGCCCGCGCCGCGGAGACGCTGGCGCAGGTCACGCCGCTTGTCGAGGTGTGCCTTCTCGCCGACCTGCCCGAGGCGACACCGGCGGTGCTGCACGCGCTCGACACGCGGGCCGCGCTCGACACCGACGTGGCACACCTGATGGGCGCGGTGCCGCCGCTCGCCCGCACCCTGCGGTACGGCGACGTGCGCGGCACCGACGTGAGCGCCCTGCGCACCGTCACCGAAGGGCTGCTGGTGCGCATCTGTGTCGGCCTGCCCGGCGCGGTCGCGTCCCTGTCCGACGAGGCAGCCGCCGCGCTGCGCACCCACATCGACGCGGTGCACAGCTCGCTCGGGCTGCTCGACCAGGCGGAGATGCGCGAGCGGTGGCTCGACACGCTCGGCGGGCTCGCCGCCTCCGACCAGATCCACGGCCTTGTCACGGGACGGCTCACCCGCCTGCTGTACGACGCGGGTCGCCTCGACGTCACCGAGACCCGGCGCCGCATGGGGCTTGTGCTGACCGCGGGCACACCGCCGGCGCACGCGGCCCACTGGGTCGAGGGCTTCCTCGCCGGCGGCGGCCTCCTGCTCGTGCACGACGCCGCCCTGCTGTCCCTTGTGGACGAGTGGCTCTCCGCGGTGGCGGCCGACTCCTTCACTGACGTGCTGCCGCTGCTCCGGCGTACCTTCGGCACTTTCGCACCGCCCGAGCGCCGCTCCATCGGCGAGCGGGTGCGCGGCGGGGTGTCCGCGGACGAGCCGGCGGCGGTCCGGCTCGACCAGGAGCGGGCGGCCCTGGTGCTTCCCACACTGTCCACACTGCTCGGACGGGAGATCCGGCATGGATGA
- a CDS encoding DUF397 domain-containing protein, with amino-acid sequence MDGSDSVTQAWVRSTRCYSEAHCVEVQVGTDRVLSRSSLRPSVELSLSHAQWACFVAGVKAGGYDRPALDI; translated from the coding sequence ATGGACGGGAGTGACTCGGTGACGCAGGCGTGGGTTCGGAGCACGCGCTGTTACTCCGAGGCGCACTGCGTAGAAGTACAGGTAGGCACGGATCGGGTGCTGTCACGCAGTTCGCTGCGACCGTCCGTCGAGCTTTCGCTCAGCCACGCTCAGTGGGCCTGCTTCGTGGCCGGCGTCAAGGCCGGCGGCTACGACCGGCCCGCCTTGGACATATAG
- a CDS encoding ATP-binding protein, whose product MTVMRPHAEQLFADELAALAAEDDRPRPPGWRLSPQAVVTYLLGDGGKITPKYVGARRLMEVAVATLATDRALLLLGVPGTAKTWVSEHLAAAISGDSTLLVQGTAGTAEEAIRYGWNYARLLADGPSPAALVASPVMRAMETGAIARVEELTRVPSDVQDTLITILSEKTLPIPELGGEVQAAKGFNIIATANDRDRGVNEFSSALRRRFNTVVLPVPASADEEVDIVARRVAQLGRSLELPEVPPALEEIRRVVTVFRELRSGLTEDGRTKLKSPTGTLSTAEAISVVTNGWALAAHFGDGTLRPRDIAAGIVGAVVKDPTTDPVVWREYLETVVRERDGWSAFYRAARDA is encoded by the coding sequence ATGACGGTAATGCGACCGCACGCCGAGCAGCTGTTCGCCGACGAGTTGGCCGCGCTCGCCGCCGAGGACGACCGGCCCCGCCCGCCCGGCTGGCGGCTGTCGCCGCAGGCTGTGGTGACCTACCTCCTCGGCGACGGCGGCAAGATCACACCTAAGTACGTGGGTGCGCGGCGGCTCATGGAGGTCGCGGTGGCCACGCTCGCCACCGACCGGGCGCTGCTGCTGCTCGGCGTGCCCGGCACGGCGAAGACCTGGGTCTCCGAGCACCTCGCCGCCGCGATCTCCGGCGACTCGACGCTGCTGGTGCAGGGCACGGCCGGCACGGCCGAGGAGGCCATCCGGTACGGGTGGAACTACGCCCGACTGCTCGCCGATGGACCGTCGCCGGCCGCGCTCGTGGCGAGCCCGGTGATGCGCGCGATGGAGACCGGCGCCATCGCCCGCGTGGAGGAGCTGACCCGCGTCCCCTCCGACGTGCAGGACACGCTGATCACGATCCTCTCCGAGAAGACGCTGCCGATCCCCGAGCTGGGCGGGGAGGTGCAAGCCGCCAAGGGCTTCAACATCATCGCCACCGCCAACGACCGCGACCGGGGCGTCAACGAGTTCTCCAGCGCGCTGCGGCGGCGGTTCAACACCGTCGTGCTGCCGGTGCCGGCTTCCGCCGACGAAGAGGTCGACATCGTGGCGCGCCGCGTGGCCCAGCTCGGCCGCTCGCTGGAGCTGCCCGAGGTGCCGCCGGCCCTGGAGGAGATCCGCCGGGTGGTGACGGTCTTCCGCGAGCTGCGCTCGGGGCTCACCGAAGACGGGCGCACCAAGCTCAAGTCGCCGACCGGCACGCTCTCCACCGCCGAGGCGATCTCGGTCGTCACCAACGGCTGGGCGCTGGCCGCGCACTTCGGTGACGGCACCCTCCGCCCGCGCGACATAGCCGCCGGCATCGTCGGCGCGGTCGTGAAGGACCCGACGACCGACCCGGTCGTCTGGCGGGAGTACCTCGAGACGGTCGTGCGCGAGCGCGACGGCTGGTCCGCCTTCTACCGCGCCGCGCGCGATGCCTGA